GGCGATACCAACAAGAGCCCTGCGGCGACAGGCGGCGTGGAGACGATGCAGCGTCATGTTCATCGGGGCGCTTCGGCAGGCGTGAGGGGAAGTTCGAAGGGACCGGCCGGCAGTCCGGCGGCATCGCGCAGCGTGCACACCGGGCCGTCGGCCCAGCAGTACCGCACCCGGTCGGCACGGACATCGGGGACACGGCGCAGGACGACGGCGTCGCCCTCGAGGGTGGCATCCGCATACGCGCAGCGGCGTTCGGCATCGCAGAGTTCGAAGCCGATCGGACCCTTCGCGCCGGTCGTTGCCAATGCGCCGGTGATGTCGTCGAAATCAATCCTCACCCCCGCCTCCATGCGCGACGCGGAGCGTGCGACCGGGCCGGACGGCGGCAATGTCCGCTCGCCATAGACGACGTGGCGTGCGGCGCGTGCAAGGCGACGGCCGAGTTCCTGCTTGTTGGGCGGATGGATGTCGTAGGCATCACCGATGTCGATGGCGACCACCAGACCGGAGTGCGCATCCTCTCCGGCCACGCGCCGCTGCGCGTCGCGTACCTGCGCCCAGCCGCTTTCGACGGGTGCGGTCGGCGGCATGCCATAGCCGGCCAACTGCACCACCAGCATCGGGACATCGCGGCCGAATCGGCGCCGCCAGTCATTGCGCAAGGCGCGCAGACGCTCGGCGTAGACGGCGCCCTTCCCCGTGTTGGATTCGCCCTGGTACCACAGCACGCCGCGCAGTCCGTAGCGGCCCAGTGGTGCGATCATCCCGTTGTACAGCGTCGACAGGCCCGTCGTGGCCTGCCAGGGCGCATGCGGCGGCTCTCCCGCATCGGCCGCGCGACGATACTGCCAGCCGGCATCCAGCACGACGCGCGTGCCATCGTCGAAGCGCAACGCCTGCGCCTCGGCGGGTCCGGCCAAGCCGCCGTCGCGATACGTGTCCAGCACGTTGACCACCACGGTGTTGACGCCTGCCTTGAGCAGTCCGGCCGGCAACGCATACCGTCGCGCTTCGCCGGGACCGTAGCGGCTGCCCACGACCGTGCCGTTCACCCAGGTCATGTCCGTTTCATCCGCTGCGCCGAGTTCCAGCGTAGCGTTGCGGGCGGCTTGCGCTGCGGTCAGCGTCACCCGGGTGCGGTACCACACCATGCCGTTGTAGTCGGCCAGGTCGGGCACGCCCCAGCGCTCCCAGGCCCCGAGCTCGACAGGGGCCGCGCGCCAACCGGCGGCGGACGCTTCGGCACGCCAGGGCATGTCGTCCAGCGCGGCGGCGGTGCGATGCGTCCACCAATGCTCCCAGTGGCGTCCCCAGCGAGCGACGGCAGCGGATGCATCGGTGGCATGGAGCGACAGCACGTCGAGGGCTTCGTCCAGGTCGCCCCCCGTACGCAGCGCGTCGGCGCTGGCCCATGCCTCGATGCGCGATCCGCCCCACGCCGCCTGGATCAGACCCATCGGCACATCGATCGTCTTGCGCAGCTCGCGCGCGAAGTACAGGCAGGCCGCCGAGAAATCCCGCGCGCTTTCGGGTGAAGCGGCTTGCCAGCGCACCTCGCCCGCGAAGCGCGATTGCGGCGTCACCGCACTGCCGTGCGGAACGACGAACAGGCGGATGTCCGGATGCGTGGCTGACGCGATCTCGCTGCTCGCATCGAGCGCGCGCCACACCGGCAGTTCCATGTTGGACTGCCCGGCGCACAGCCACACATCGCCCAGGCGGATATCCCGCACCACCTGCGTGGTCCGGCCCGCCTTGACCACCAGCACATGCGGACCGCCGGCGGCCTGGGCAGGCAAGGTGGCTTCCCATCGCCCATCGGCATCGGCATGTGCGGTGGCGGTCTGTCCCGCGAACGCGATCGAGACGCCGCTGCCCGCCTCGGCGTGGCCCCAGAGCCGGATCGGCGCTTCGCGCTGCAGGACGGCATGATCCTGGAACAGCGGGTGCAGCAGCGCCGTCTCCGACGGTTCCTGCGCACGCGCCATGGCCGAGCCGAGCAGCAACAGCACGCAGGCGCTCCAGGTTGCCCGCCGACCGCTCATCGTCCGTCTCCCGGCGCATACGGAAACTGCAGCGCCTGGTAGTACGCCCGCGGATGCGGCGGCGGCGTTTCGCCGGCAGGCAGCGGCAGGCCGTTGATCGATTGGAAGTAAGCCACGCTCGCATCCCGCCACCACTGCGCTTCGTCGCGCTGGATACGCAGGAACGCGGCGACGTGCCGGTGGCGCGGTTCGTCCACCTTGCCACGCAGGCCGCCCCAGGTGGACTGCATCGCCTCCACGTAACCCGCGCCGCGCCCGTAGCGGTGCACCAGTTCGGTCCACAGGGTTTGTCCCGAGCGCATGCGGTGTTGCCACGGCACGTGGTGGAACCAGAGCAGCAGATTCTCCGGCACCTGCCCGACATCATCGAAGGTTCGCGCCACCGCGGGCGCGTACTGGGATACGCCGTCGCTGCCGCGGGTGGTGCGGTCAAATCCGATGCCGTGGCGGTCTGCACGGTGGTAGTAGACCGAGGTCCAGTCTGCCCGCGGTCCCCCGGCCACCCAAGGTCCGGGGCCGTAGTGGTGGCCGCGCGCCATCAGGTGATGCAGCCCCAATGGCGTCATGTAGTCCACCGCCGCCTCGCGCGAGCCCATCATCATCGCGACCACGGGCGCCACCACGTCCGGCGCGCGGGAGAACGTCATCGTCACCCAGTCGGTCGCGATGTCGCGCGCGGACTGGTCGGGATTCCAGGCCAGGCGGCCGAAGGCGTACCAGTTGGCCGGATCGAAGTGCGACCCGCTCCAGGTGCGATCGTCGCCGATGTTCGCCACGCCGGCGACCCCGCTGAGCGCATGGGCGTCCAGCGATCCATCCACCACGCGGGCCACCGTGGAGCCCGGACCGCGCACGTGCGTGTCCGCGCGCAGGACCTCTTCGTAGAGCGGCCCCAGATACACCAGATGGGTCGCGAAGCCCAGGTACTCCTTCGTGATCTGGAATTCCATCATCAGCGGCGTACGAGGCATCGCACCGAACAACGGATGGAACGGCTCGCGCGGCTGGAAGTCGATGGGCCCGTTCTTGACCTGGACCATGACGTTGTCCCGGAAGGCGCCATCAAGGCCCACGAACTCGTTGTAGGCCTGCTTGGCCCGATCCTCGGGTACGTCGTGCGCGTACACGAAGGCCCGCCACATCACCACGCCGCCATGCGGGGCCAACGCGTCGGCGAGCAAATTCGCGCCGTCGGCGTGCGAGCGGCCGTAGTCCTGGGGCCCCGGTTGTCCCTCCGAGTTCGCCTTCACCAGGAATCCGCCGAAATCCGGGATGAGCGCGTGGATTTCGTCCGCCTTGCCGCGCCACCAGCGTTGGACGCCGGGGTCGAGCGGATCGGCCGTCGCCAGCCCGCCCAGTTCCATGGGCGCGCTGAAGCGCGCACTCAAGTAGACGCGGACACCGTACGGCCGGAAGACGTCCGCCAGCGCCGCCGCCTTGCGCAGGTATGCAGACGACAAGCTGACCGCGTTCGCATTGACGTTGTTGAGGACGGCGCCATTGATGCCCAGCGATGCGTTCGCGCGGGCATAGTCCGTGTACCGCGGATCCAGCCACTCCGGGAGCGTATGCCAGTCCCATAGCGAGCCGCCGGCATAGCCCCGTTCGACGTACCCATCCAGATTGTCCCAATGATTGAGCACCCTGAGCTTCATTCTCGGGGTCTCGCGCACATCGAGATCGCTCAGCGCGGCCCCGGTCTGCAGCAGCCGCAGCAGATGGAATACACCGTAGAGCACACCGATGTCGCGGCGCGCGGCGATCACCACGACGGTCTGCCCGCCCAGCTGCGTCTGCCTGAGGAGATACCCCTCTTCGCCTATGTCTTCCAGCTCGGGCTGGAAGATTACGAGCGACGGAGACGAGTCCGGCGTGCCGAGCACCAGTGCGGCCGTGCCGGCAGGCGCGGTGTGGAACCGGGGCTGCACGCCCAGCAAGCCCGCCAGGCCGCGCTGCAATTCGTCGCGGGCGGCGCGCTGGGTGGGCGTCCGGTCCGGCGCGACCACATCGCCCAAGGCCGCGCGATACGCCTCGACCTTCGAGGCGTCGGCCTGCACATAGCGCATCCAGAGCCCATACCCGTCCTCGGCACGGGCCACGGACACGCAGGCGACCAGCGCCAACATGCCCGCCAGCAACGCGCCCCAGCGGTCGCCTCGACGCTGCGTTAGCGTTAACATCGTCTTGCCCGACCGGCGCGGGCGCTCGGGGACTCGCATCATCCGTTCTCGCACCCGTATCGGATCGGATGTGCGCCTTGCGGTGCCGCCACAGAGGAAGAAGGGAACGCGTGTTGGACAAGCCGAAGAAGTCGATCCGACGCAAGACCAGCGGCGTGACGATCGACGAAGTCGCCGCCCTGGCAGGCGTGTCGCCCATGACGGTTTCGCGGGTGATCAATGGCCAGGGCAAGGTCCGCGACGCCACCCGCGAGCGCGTCATGCGCGCCGTACGCGAGCTGGACTACACCCCCAACCTGGCCGCCAGCTCGCTCGCGGCCGCGCAGCACACGCGCATTGCCCTGATCTACACGAATCCGAGCGGTGCCTACCTGCGCGAACTGCTGGTGGGTCTGCTGCGTGTCGCCTCGCGCACCGCCGTGCAGCTGGTCATCGACTACTGGGAAGACCTGGATGCCGAGTCCGAGCGCAAGGCCGCGCGCGCGCTCGGCAGCCGGGTGGATGGCGTGATCCTGCCGCCACCGCTGTGCGAATCCCGTGCGGCGGTGACCGAACTGATCAAGGCCGGCATCCCGGTGGTCGCCATCGCGTCCGGACGCTTCAGCGACGACATCTCCTGCGTCCGGATCGACGACTTCCACGCAGGCAAGGAGATGGCCGAACATCTGATCCAGCAGGGCCATACCCGCATCGGCTTCATCCGGGGCCGCACCGATCTCAGTGCGAGCGCGCGACGCTACGACGGATTCGTCACCGCCCTGCACGACGCCGGCCTCGAGGTCGACAGCGAACTCGTGCAGCAGGGCGACTACACCTACCGTTCGGGCCTGAAGGCCGCGGAAAAACTGCTGGCGCTGCGCAAACCGCCCACCGCGATCTTCGCCAGCAACGACGACATGGGGGCGGCCGCCATCTCGGTCGCGCACCGCAGGGGCCTCGACGTGCCGCGCGACCTGTCGGTAGTGGGCTTCGACGATACGTCGGCCGCCACCACGGTCTGGCCGGAACTCACGACCATCCACCAGCCCATCGCGTCCATGGCCAACGCCGCCATCGACATCCTGCTGCGCGGCATCCGGCGCAAGACCGACAGCACGCGCGTGCTGATGGATCATGTCGTGCCGCACCGGCTGGTCACCCGGGATTCGGTGGCGACCCCGCCCAAGCGGCGCTAGCGCGGTACGCAGCCTCACGACCTCACCGCCCTCGTTCGCTGGGTGAAGGCCCGCGCGACGCGCGAAGCCGTCGCCGGAAAGACAGGATGGGAGCCGGTCATCGCGCTCACCCTTCCATCTGCTCCAGTTCCTTGCCCCGCGTTTCGTGGACGAACTTCAACACGAAGAACACCGAAACGATCGCGGCCAGCGTGTAGAGGCTGTAGGCACCCGCCAGGCCGATGCTGCCGAGCAGGATCGGAAACGTCACGGTGATGGCGAAGTTGGATGTCCACTGCGCGGCGCCGGCCACCGCCAGTGCGGAACCGCGGATCTGGTTCGGGAACATCTCGCCCAGCATCACCCACATCACCGGCCCCCACGACATGTTGAAGAAGATGACGTAGATGTTCGCGGCCACCAGCGCCAGCGTGCCCATGCCTTCGGGCAACTGCAGGTGGCCGTCCACCAGTGAGCCGCTGGCGAACGCCACGACGACCAGCGCCAGGGACACCGCCATGCCGGCCGAGCCGATCCACAGCAGCGGCTTGCGGCCGATACGGTCGATCAGCAGCACGGTGACGATGCAGGCGCCGATGCTGAGCGCGCCGGACAGCACGTTGATCAGCAGCGCATCGTTCTCGGAGAAGCCGACCGCCTGCCACAGCACCGCGCCGTAATAGAACACCACGTTGATGCCGACCAGCTGCTGGAAGGTCGCCAGGCCGATGCCGACCCAGACGATGGGCCGGATCTTGCCGGTGGTCTTGTTCTTCAGGTCGGACAGCTGCGGTCGGTGATGATCCTGCGACAGCGAGGCATCGATCTCCGCGAGTTTGGCCTGCGCCTCGGCGCCGCCGAACAACCGCGTCAGCACGCGCAGCGCCTCGTCCTTGCGACGCTTTACCACCAGGTAGCGCGGGCTCTCCGGGATGGTCAGCAGCAGC
This genomic stretch from Pseudoxanthomonas sp. CF385 harbors:
- a CDS encoding sugar porter family MFS transporter yields the protein MSTTAFDRGDIASGENTRFIILISCVATIGGFLFGFDSGVINGTIDGLKQTFQSSSAGIGFEVASMLLGCAFGAFVAGRLADQWGRRSVLIISAVLFLLSAIGAGAAHTSLLFIAARVLGGFAVGAASVISPAYIAEVAPARYRGRLATVQQIAIISGLFAAFLSNYLLAKAAGASTEVLWGGHAAWRWMFWMQAIPSLLFLVLLLTIPESPRYLVVKRRKDEALRVLTRLFGGAEAQAKLAEIDASLSQDHHRPQLSDLKNKTTGKIRPIVWVGIGLATFQQLVGINVVFYYGAVLWQAVGFSENDALLINVLSGALSIGACIVTVLLIDRIGRKPLLWIGSAGMAVSLALVVVAFASGSLVDGHLQLPEGMGTLALVAANIYVIFFNMSWGPVMWVMLGEMFPNQIRGSALAVAGAAQWTSNFAITVTFPILLGSIGLAGAYSLYTLAAIVSVFFVLKFVHETRGKELEQMEG
- a CDS encoding LacI family DNA-binding transcriptional regulator; protein product: MDKPKKSIRRKTSGVTIDEVAALAGVSPMTVSRVINGQGKVRDATRERVMRAVRELDYTPNLAASSLAAAQHTRIALIYTNPSGAYLRELLVGLLRVASRTAVQLVIDYWEDLDAESERKAARALGSRVDGVILPPPLCESRAAVTELIKAGIPVVAIASGRFSDDISCVRIDDFHAGKEMAEHLIQQGHTRIGFIRGRTDLSASARRYDGFVTALHDAGLEVDSELVQQGDYTYRSGLKAAEKLLALRKPPTAIFASNDDMGAAAISVAHRRGLDVPRDLSVVGFDDTSAATTVWPELTTIHQPIASMANAAIDILLRGIRRKTDSTRVLMDHVVPHRLVTRDSVATPPKRR
- a CDS encoding sialate O-acetylesterase, with amino-acid sequence MARAQEPSETALLHPLFQDHAVLQREAPIRLWGHAEAGSGVSIAFAGQTATAHADADGRWEATLPAQAAGGPHVLVVKAGRTTQVVRDIRLGDVWLCAGQSNMELPVWRALDASSEIASATHPDIRLFVVPHGSAVTPQSRFAGEVRWQAASPESARDFSAACLYFARELRKTIDVPMGLIQAAWGGSRIEAWASADALRTGGDLDEALDVLSLHATDASAAVARWGRHWEHWWTHRTAAALDDMPWRAEASAAGWRAAPVELGAWERWGVPDLADYNGMVWYRTRVTLTAAQAARNATLELGAADETDMTWVNGTVVGSRYGPGEARRYALPAGLLKAGVNTVVVNVLDTYRDGGLAGPAEAQALRFDDGTRVVLDAGWQYRRAADAGEPPHAPWQATTGLSTLYNGMIAPLGRYGLRGVLWYQGESNTGKGAVYAERLRALRNDWRRRFGRDVPMLVVQLAGYGMPPTAPVESGWAQVRDAQRRVAGEDAHSGLVVAIDIGDAYDIHPPNKQELGRRLARAARHVVYGERTLPPSGPVARSASRMEAGVRIDFDDITGALATTGAKGPIGFELCDAERRCAYADATLEGDAVVLRRVPDVRADRVRYCWADGPVCTLRDAAGLPAGPFELPLTPAEAPR
- a CDS encoding alpha-glucuronidase family glycosyl hydrolase, encoding MLALVACVSVARAEDGYGLWMRYVQADASKVEAYRAALGDVVAPDRTPTQRAARDELQRGLAGLLGVQPRFHTAPAGTAALVLGTPDSSPSLVIFQPELEDIGEEGYLLRQTQLGGQTVVVIAARRDIGVLYGVFHLLRLLQTGAALSDLDVRETPRMKLRVLNHWDNLDGYVERGYAGGSLWDWHTLPEWLDPRYTDYARANASLGINGAVLNNVNANAVSLSSAYLRKAAALADVFRPYGVRVYLSARFSAPMELGGLATADPLDPGVQRWWRGKADEIHALIPDFGGFLVKANSEGQPGPQDYGRSHADGANLLADALAPHGGVVMWRAFVYAHDVPEDRAKQAYNEFVGLDGAFRDNVMVQVKNGPIDFQPREPFHPLFGAMPRTPLMMEFQITKEYLGFATHLVYLGPLYEEVLRADTHVRGPGSTVARVVDGSLDAHALSGVAGVANIGDDRTWSGSHFDPANWYAFGRLAWNPDQSARDIATDWVTMTFSRAPDVVAPVVAMMMGSREAAVDYMTPLGLHHLMARGHHYGPGPWVAGGPRADWTSVYYHRADRHGIGFDRTTRGSDGVSQYAPAVARTFDDVGQVPENLLLWFHHVPWQHRMRSGQTLWTELVHRYGRGAGYVEAMQSTWGGLRGKVDEPRHRHVAAFLRIQRDEAQWWRDASVAYFQSINGLPLPAGETPPPHPRAYYQALQFPYAPGDGR